From Ktedonobacteraceae bacterium:
TTTCCAGCAGCGTTTCAAGAGAAATGATGGATGGATCATACGTCACTTGAATGGCTTCCGCTGCCCCTGTTCTCCCCGAACATACTTCCTCATACGATGGGTTTTTCACCTGCGATGCCGCATATCCAGGAATCACGGATGTGACCCCCTTGAGCCGCTCAAAGACTGCTTCGGTACACCAGAAGCATCCCCCGGCCAGCGTGATCGTATCTAACTGGGACATCTATAACCTCAACTTTCTTGTTGTATGCCTGTCCTGGTAACTGTATGATGAAACAAGATGACACCGCAAATTATTCTTTACCAGTTCATTCCAGTTCAACTGGAGAATACATAGGCAGTTCTGAGGAAACAACGTTCTGAATAACTTGTTCCTCAGGCTGCGCAAGAATAATCTGCTTACGCTCGGATGTGCGTATCAGCCTGACGCCAATAACAACATAGAAGACGCACAATATTCCGAAGATAAACAGGGGCAGGCGGAAGTTGAAGGCGTAGAGAGGAGCGGACGCGGCTGCGCCAATAAAAGCGCCTATTGAGCTAGATGTGGCGTACATACCCTGCACCCTGGTGCGAAAGTTGCTCCCCGACGACGCTGCAACATGCGAGTCGAGGGAGGGCTGTATGAAAGCATACACCGCGCCATGCACGCCATATAGCACTACAACGGTCAGCGCGATACTGGCTGAGGCATAGGCGAGATAGATCGGTATCTGCGCAAGCCCGAAAATGAGGATCAACCACGAACGAGGCCAGCGGTCGGCAACGCGACCACCAAGCGGCGCCAGCAGCGCGTTGGGCACAGACCACGCCATAAACGCGAAGCCGATGACGGCGACGGATGCTCCCAGGTGATCGTGCATCCACAATGGAAAAAGCGTGATCTCGAAACCCATGTAGAGGAAGTTGCCGAAAGCAATCAGGTACGCGCCTATGAGAGCAGGCGTGAATAACATCTTGTATGAGGTGGTCGTCGTTATCCTCTCAACGATTTTCTTCTGTTGCCGCTGCGTATGAATTAAAGTCAGCAGCAGCACGATGGCGATGAGACGAAAAATAATGGCGACGACAAAGGTGCTCGTGTAGCCCGTCACGGCCAGGATGCCCCCGATGCCGGGACCCAGTAGAAAGCCGATGTTGAAGAAAGCCCCAAATAGTCCAAATGCCTCGCCTTGCTGCTCTACTGATACCGTCTCAGTAATCATCGCGCGGGCGCATGGTAGCATACCAGCAGCTGCGATGCCCTCGAAAAATCGCAGTACGATGAACATCACCGGGTCCGTCACATACAGGTAGAGGCCGGTTAGCATAGCTTGCGCCAGCAGGCTCAATATAAGAATCTGCTTGCGTTCCCAGCGATCACCCAGCCAGCCGATAGGGTACTGAAACGCAAAGGTCGAGATCAGGTAGACCGACCCCATCAGGCTGATGAGGGCGAGCGATGCTCCACGTGACTCAGTATAAAGAACGCGCACGGTTCCTACCATGCCGCTGCCGGTATAGGCCGCGAACACTGTCAGCGAAACGGCCAGCAGCGTGCGATTGCGCAGCGCTTTGAACATATCCATTTAGATCCGCCCTGACACTATACTGAGGAGAATAACCAGCAGGCAAAGCAGGCTTCCTAAGATGAGTATGGGCAGGCTTATCCCAATAGCCATGCCGAAGAGCGGCATCAAGATGCATAGCAGGAAGAGCGATAGGGTCAGGCGGCGACCAAACGCGGCAGATCTTATTTGCGTTCTGAAGCCAGGATGTCCATGCAAAGCGCCTGACCTGGCGAAAAGAGGAAATAAGAATCCTTTATCTTCCCTGGGGTCGTTCCAATATCCAGACCCGTATGTGAGAGCGAGAGGAGCATGATGTATGACATCACGTTCCAGGCTTTCGCGTTGCTGCCTCGCCAAATCCTGTAGTAATAATGGAGACATCGCTCACCGGTCCCTTTCTAGCAATAGGTAAGAATTATCTCATTACCGGCCTTTCAGGTAAGCATCTAGCAGGTCACCGACTTCGGATAACATGTTGTGACGCAGGCTGTACTGCGATTCGTTGGGGCGTGCCAGCACCAGCCCTGCCGTGCGCAATGTCGCAAGGTGATGATGCATGGTGGTTTTGGCAACACCGAACTCATCGGCCATTTCCTGCAACGAATAGCTGCGCGTCATCAACATTTTGAGGATGCGCAGCCGCCGCTCGTCGGCCAGCGCCTTGTATATTCTGACCAGCCGGGCCGGAGGGATGGCGCTGTCCTTTGTCATGCTCTCATCGGCAACCGGGTAGCAAAAGATTTTCATATCCTGGTATTCCGAAAACATATTCCAGGGGCGTTCGATATAGCTGGGAACGAGCAGCACGCGCCGCAGCCACGGCTCAGGCACGAATTCCAGCCCGTTGGTAGCGGTTTCTACCAGGCGCTCCAAGGGCACCGTGGCCTGCAAAGCCTGCTTTGCCTCTGCATCGCGTTGAAGGATTGGCAGCACCTGTGTTTCCATCTCGCAAAAGACCCGTTCGTACCATTGCGCGAAGATATCGAGAAACGCGTTTTTCATCGTTTCCGGCTCGATAGAAAAGATATAACGCAGCGTTTCCTGCCAGTTCGTATCTTCACGAAACGAGGTCTGAAGAAATTGCCGCTGTGCCTCAGTATCGCCCTCAGCTGCTTGCAGGATGACATCCAGCGGTGTGGTTCGACGCGAGCGCCGCTGGTAATAGCCGATCATGTGCAGGCGCAGTTCCAGGGCATCGGTGGCTCTCACATGCTCAATGAATGTGGGAACATCCTTTGGCGGT
This genomic window contains:
- a CDS encoding MFS transporter, which translates into the protein MDMFKALRNRTLLAVSLTVFAAYTGSGMVGTVRVLYTESRGASLALISLMGSVYLISTFAFQYPIGWLGDRWERKQILILSLLAQAMLTGLYLYVTDPVMFIVLRFFEGIAAAGMLPCARAMITETVSVEQQGEAFGLFGAFFNIGFLLGPGIGGILAVTGYTSTFVVAIIFRLIAIVLLLTLIHTQRQQKKIVERITTTTSYKMLFTPALIGAYLIAFGNFLYMGFEITLFPLWMHDHLGASVAVIGFAFMAWSVPNALLAPLGGRVADRWPRSWLILIFGLAQIPIYLAYASASIALTVVVLYGVHGAVYAFIQPSLDSHVAASSGSNFRTRVQGMYATSSSIGAFIGAAASAPLYAFNFRLPLFIFGILCVFYVVIGVRLIRTSERKQIILAQPEEQVIQNVVSSELPMYSPVELE
- a CDS encoding metalloregulator ArsR/SmtB family transcription factor, giving the protein MAVRDIPGKWTPSIEIDFGLAYEFLISMMIWNDDREQYPYEIGNEWFETARAKVSPQLVSAIERLGCCSDRGWINLLGLAYECAPPKDVPTFIEHVRATDALELRLHMIGYYQRRSRRTTPLDVILQAAEGDTEAQRQFLQTSFREDTNWQETLRYIFSIEPETMKNAFLDIFAQWYERVFCEMETQVLPILQRDAEAKQALQATVPLERLVETATNGLEFVPEPWLRRVLLVPSYIERPWNMFSEYQDMKIFCYPVADESMTKDSAIPPARLVRIYKALADERRLRILKMLMTRSYSLQEMADEFGVAKTTMHHHLATLRTAGLVLARPNESQYSLRHNMLSEVGDLLDAYLKGR